A portion of the Pseudomonas koreensis genome contains these proteins:
- a CDS encoding cold-shock protein, with amino-acid sequence MSNRQNGTVKWFNDEKGFGFITPEGGGDDLFVHFKAIESDGFKSLKEGQKVSFVAEPGQKGMQAAQVRAE; translated from the coding sequence ATGTCAAACAGACAGAACGGTACTGTAAAGTGGTTTAACGACGAAAAAGGCTTTGGCTTCATTACCCCTGAGGGTGGGGGTGATGATCTATTCGTCCATTTCAAGGCTATTGAATCCGATGGATTTAAATCCTTGAAAGAGGGCCAGAAAGTTTCTTTCGTTGCTGAACCCGGACAAAAAGGAATGCAAGCAGCTCAAGTTCGCGCTGAATGA
- the fdhA gene encoding formaldehyde dehydrogenase, glutathione-independent: MSGNRGVVYLGAGKVEVQKIDYPKMQDPRGRKIEHGVILKVVSTNICGSDQHMVRGRTTAQTGLVLGHEITGEVIEKGSDVENLKIGDLVSVPFNVACGRCRSCKEQHTGVCLTVNPARAGGAYGYVDMGDWTGGQAEYVLVPYADFNLLKLPDRDKAMEKIRDLTCLSDILPTGYHGAVTAGVGPGSSVYIAGAGPVGLAAAASARLLGAAVVIVGDVNTIRLAHAKAQGFEVVDLSKDTPLHEQIAALLGEPEVDCAVDCVGFEARGHGHDGVKAEAPATVLNSLMGVVRVAGKIGIPGLYVTEDPGAVDAAAKMGSLSIRFGLGWAKSHSFHTGQTPVMKYNRQLMQAIMWDRINIAEVVGVQVISLDQAPEGYGEFDAGVPKKFVIDPHKLFSAA; the protein is encoded by the coding sequence ATGTCTGGCAATCGTGGTGTGGTGTATCTCGGCGCTGGCAAGGTCGAAGTACAGAAAATCGACTACCCGAAAATGCAGGACCCGCGCGGTCGCAAGATCGAGCACGGGGTCATTCTCAAAGTGGTTTCCACCAACATCTGCGGCTCCGACCAGCACATGGTGCGCGGCCGGACCACGGCGCAGACCGGTCTGGTGCTGGGTCACGAAATCACCGGCGAGGTGATCGAAAAGGGCTCTGACGTCGAAAACCTGAAGATCGGCGATCTGGTCTCCGTTCCCTTCAACGTGGCTTGCGGGCGCTGCCGTTCCTGCAAGGAGCAACACACCGGCGTCTGCCTGACCGTCAACCCGGCCCGTGCCGGTGGCGCTTACGGTTACGTCGACATGGGCGACTGGACCGGCGGCCAGGCTGAATACGTGCTGGTGCCGTACGCCGACTTCAACCTGCTGAAACTTCCGGACCGCGACAAGGCCATGGAGAAAATCCGTGACCTGACCTGCCTCTCCGACATCCTCCCGACCGGCTACCACGGCGCCGTCACTGCGGGCGTTGGCCCGGGTAGCAGCGTTTACATCGCCGGCGCCGGTCCGGTCGGTCTGGCCGCTGCCGCTTCCGCACGTTTGCTCGGTGCTGCGGTGGTGATTGTCGGCGACGTCAACACCATCCGCCTGGCCCACGCCAAGGCCCAGGGCTTCGAAGTCGTCGACCTGTCCAAGGACACCCCGCTGCACGAACAGATCGCCGCATTGCTGGGCGAGCCGGAAGTGGACTGCGCGGTGGACTGCGTCGGCTTCGAAGCACGCGGCCACGGCCACGACGGCGTCAAGGCCGAAGCCCCGGCCACCGTACTCAACTCACTGATGGGCGTGGTGCGGGTGGCCGGCAAGATCGGTATCCCGGGCCTGTACGTCACCGAAGATCCGGGGGCTGTGGATGCCGCCGCGAAAATGGGCAGCCTGAGCATTCGTTTCGGTCTGGGCTGGGCCAAGTCCCATAGCTTCCACACCGGCCAGACTCCAGTGATGAAGTACAACCGCCAGCTGATGCAGGCGATCATGTGGGACCGCATCAACATCGCCGAAGTGGTTGGCGTGCAGGTCATCAGCCTTGATCAGGCGCCGGAAGGTTATGGCGAGTTCGATGCCGGCGTGCCGAAGAAGTTTGTGATTGATCCGCATAAGTTGTTTAGTGCGGCGTAG
- the purU gene encoding formyltetrahydrofolate deformylase → MSRAPDTWILTADCPSVLGTVDAVTRFLFEQGCYVTEHHSFDDRLSGRFFIRVEFRQPDGFDEQSFRAGLAERGEAFGMLFELTAPNYRPKVVIMVSKADHCLNDLLYRQRIGQLSMDVAAVVSNHPDLKPLADWHQIPYYHFPLDPNDKPAQERQVWQVIEEAGAELVILARYMQVLSPELCRKLDGKAINIHHSLLPGFKGAKPYHQAYNKGVKLVGATAHYINNDLDEGPIIAQGVEAVDHSHYPEDLIAKGRDIEGLTLARAVGYHIERRVFLNANRTVVL, encoded by the coding sequence ATGAGCCGCGCCCCAGACACATGGATTCTGACCGCCGACTGCCCCAGCGTCCTCGGCACGGTGGACGCGGTGACGCGTTTTCTGTTCGAGCAGGGGTGCTACGTCACCGAGCATCACTCGTTCGATGATCGCCTCTCCGGGCGCTTCTTCATTCGCGTGGAATTCCGCCAGCCGGACGGTTTTGACGAGCAATCCTTCCGCGCCGGCCTGGCCGAGCGCGGAGAGGCGTTCGGCATGCTCTTCGAGCTGACCGCGCCGAACTACCGACCGAAAGTCGTGATCATGGTCTCCAAAGCCGATCACTGCCTCAACGACTTGCTCTACCGCCAGCGCATCGGCCAGTTGTCGATGGATGTCGCGGCGGTGGTGTCCAACCATCCGGATCTCAAGCCGTTGGCCGACTGGCACCAGATTCCCTACTACCATTTCCCTCTCGACCCCAATGACAAGCCGGCGCAGGAGCGTCAGGTCTGGCAGGTGATCGAAGAGGCCGGTGCCGAACTGGTGATCCTCGCCCGCTACATGCAGGTGCTGTCGCCGGAGCTGTGCCGCAAGCTCGATGGCAAAGCGATCAACATTCATCACTCGCTGCTGCCGGGCTTCAAGGGCGCCAAGCCGTATCACCAGGCCTACAACAAGGGCGTGAAACTGGTTGGCGCGACGGCGCACTACATCAACAACGACCTCGACGAGGGGCCGATCATCGCCCAGGGCGTCGAAGCGGTGGATCACAGTCATTACCCCGAGGATCTGATCGCCAAGGGGCGCGATATCGAAGGCCTGACGCTGGCGCGGGCGGTTGGGTATCACATTGAGCGAAGAGTGTTTCTCAACGCCAATAGAACAGTCGTTCTCTAG
- a CDS encoding sarcosine oxidase subunit gamma, translated as MTTANVYQQRPTTGARAESSLHHADLASLVGKGRKNAGVIVREKKLLGHLTIRGDGHDAAFAAGVHKALGIELPGALSVIVKGETSLQWMGPDEWLLIVPSGEEFAAEQKLREALGDLHIAIVNVSGGQQILELSGPNVRQVLMKSTSYDVHPNNFPVGKAVGTVFAKSQLMIRHTAEDTWELLIRRSFSDYWWLWLQDASAEYGLSVQA; from the coding sequence ATGACCACAGCCAACGTGTACCAACAACGCCCGACCACCGGTGCCCGTGCCGAGTCGTCGCTGCACCATGCCGACCTCGCCAGCCTGGTCGGCAAGGGCCGCAAGAACGCCGGGGTGATCGTGCGGGAAAAGAAACTCCTCGGCCACCTGACCATTCGTGGCGATGGTCACGATGCAGCGTTCGCTGCCGGTGTGCACAAGGCGCTGGGCATTGAATTGCCCGGCGCTCTGAGCGTGATCGTCAAAGGCGAAACCAGCCTGCAATGGATGGGCCCGGACGAGTGGCTGCTGATCGTCCCGAGCGGGGAAGAATTCGCTGCGGAGCAGAAACTGCGCGAAGCGCTGGGCGATCTGCACATTGCTATCGTCAACGTCAGCGGCGGCCAGCAGATCCTCGAACTGAGCGGGCCGAACGTGCGACAGGTGCTGATGAAATCCACCAGCTACGACGTGCACCCGAACAACTTCCCGGTCGGTAAAGCGGTGGGCACGGTGTTCGCCAAGTCGCAGCTGATGATTCGCCATACCGCCGAAGACACCTGGGAACTGCTGATCCGTCGCAGCTTCTCGGATTACTGGTGGTTGTGGTTGCAGGATGCTTCGGCCGAGTACGGCCTCAGCGTTCAGGCCTAA